The segment GTGGAACTTCCCCGATCCCTCCCACGCCGGCGAGGGCGAGGTGGTCGGGCTCGGCGGCGACCTCGAGCCCGGGACCATCCTCGCCGCCTACCGCCACGGCATCTTCCCGATGCCGCTGCGGCCGCGGAAGCTGGCCTGGTGGTCGCCGCAGCCGCGGGCGGTGCTGCCCCTCGACGGGGTCCACGCCAGCCGCCGGCTGCGGCGCTCGGCGCGGCGGTTCGAGGTGCGGGTGGACAGCGCCTTCGAGCAGGTGGTCGAGGCCTGCGCCGACCCACGGCGCCCCGGCGCCTGGATCGACCCCGACATCCGGATGGCCTACGTCCGCCTCCACCGGCTCGGCTGGGCCCACTCGGTCGAGGCGTGGTCGACCCGCACCGGCGAGCTCGAGGGCGGCCTCTACGGGATCGCCATCGGCGGCCTCTTCGCCGGGGAGTCGATGTTCCACCGGGCCACCGACGCCTCCAAGGTGGCGCTCCTCCACCTCGTCGACCTGCTCGTCGCCGGTGAGGGCGGCCCCGAGGCGGCGGCGCAGGCCGGACGGCTGCTC is part of the Candidatus Dormiibacterota bacterium genome and harbors:
- the aat gene encoding leucyl/phenylalanyl-tRNA--protein transferase; translated protein: MPVEPMPSRWNFPDPSHAGEGEVVGLGGDLEPGTILAAYRHGIFPMPLRPRKLAWWSPQPRAVLPLDGVHASRRLRRSARRFEVRVDSAFEQVVEACADPRRPGAWIDPDIRMAYVRLHRLGWAHSVEAWSTRTGELEGGLYGIAIGGLFAGESMFHRATDASKVALLHLVDLLVAGEGGPEAAAQAGRLLDVQWRTDHLASLGAVEVDRERYGELLRRALSLPPPPAFAS